In Debaryomyces hansenii CBS767 chromosome B complete sequence, one genomic interval encodes:
- a CDS encoding DEHA2B12870p (similar to uniprot|P38732 Saccharomyces cerevisiae YHL039W Hypothetical ORF), giving the protein MLERGIGHFLSWARENGAFLDSRIEFQYSKQKGYSALIHDFSSGEELIKVPKQMVIGPHLKEQYLPGINYAHSDSYFTNNEMTILLISKLAFDTSLNDNRFKQYFEIVPKDFNIPYFWNSNEIDLVNGTDLELIFKTNFSKLVTEWHELMEQLIQDSSEEKFKQQILQDMKFYDDNIAGISLNYHGELYEYLNCENESWTSFRNYLWSYSILTSRGLPYILLKNEITRDDIQKAILVPIIDLLNHKNDYKVKWNGLKESKGSHVSFQSFEEGDKFGELYNNYGNKSNLQLLLGYGFVSENNKYDETSISLKVDSQELIKEALRYKILMNQNNDNNADIRYLKDGINFKITADEDLPSNLVNFFAILRQMKFERHVGISLRMQLNGTAHLKQVIEGKILLLKRNFVLGPQVKSGVHEVVKVYRNEQRKLFQNTLESLLKYEKTLLADNKAHLLSLKTILKNDVSFKSSLIKIFKVSSYEEILKKKIVNDVVLLWIVTLSKEKVSSRNPYFNTSIRNQINYIYSQIEEVSEAIDVNDEDVDEYKPKVSTYISDILQIWPDMFKNKIHFIRRYVIADTVFDRLSYSRPTNGELFIVQKVEAFA; this is encoded by the coding sequence atgttAGAGCGAGGCATAGGACATTTTTTATCTTGGGCCAGAGAAAACGGTGCGTTTTTAGATTCTAGAATAGAGTTCCAATATAGCAAACAAAAAGGATATTCGGCACTCATACATGATTTCCTGAGtggtgaagaattgataaagGTACCTAAACAGATGGTTATTGGGCCTCACCTAAAAGAACAATATTTGCCTGGGATTAATTATGCACATTCAGATTCTTATTTCACCAATAATGAAATGACAATCTtgttaatatcaaaattagCGTTCGATACGTCGCTTAATGATAACCGCTTCAAACAGTATTTTGAAATCGTGCCTaaagatttcaatatcCCCTATTTTTGGAATTCAAACGAAATTGATTTGGTGAATGGAACCGatcttgaattaattttcaaaacGAATTTCAGTAAGCTAGTTACTGAATGGCATGAACTTATGGAGCAGCTTATTCAAGATTCACTGGAGGAAAAGTTCAAGCAGCAAATATTACAAGATATGAAGTTTTACGACGATAATATTGCTGGAATATCTTTAAACTATCATGGtgaattatatgaatatttgaattgcGAAAACGAGTCTTGGACAAGCTTCAGAAATTATCTTTGGTCGTATAGTATTTTAACTTCAAGAGGTCTCCCATATatcttattgaaaaatgagATAACCAGGGATGATATACAGAAGGCAATATTAGTACCAATAATTGACCTCTTGAATCATAAGAATGATTATAAAGTAAAATGGAATGGGCTTAAAGAGTCAAAAGGAAGTCATGTCTCGTTTCAAAGTTTCGAAGAGGGAGATAAATTTGgtgaattatataataactatggtaataaatcaaatcttcaactttTACTTGGCTATGGTTTTGTGTCTGAAAACAACAAATATGATGAGACAAGTATTTCCTTAAAAGTGGACTCACAAGAACTCATTAAAGAAGCATTgagatataaaattttgatgaatcaaaataatgataacaatGCAGATATTAGGTACTTGAAGGAtggaattaattttaaaattactGCTGATGAAGACTTACCTAGTAATTTAGTCAATTTTTTTGCTATTTTAAGGCaaatgaaatttgaaagacATGTCGGAATATCGCTAAGAATGCAACTCAATGGCACCGCTCATTTAAAACAAGTTATTGAAGGAAAAATCCTacttttgaaaagaaaCTTTGTATTGGGGCCTCAAGTTAAAAGTGGTGTCCATGAAGTAGTTAAAGTCTACAGAAACGAGCAAAGAAAGCTTTTTCAGAATACCTTAGAGTCTTTGctaaaatatgaaaaaacCCTCTTAGCTGATAATAAGGCTCATTTGCTCTCATTGAAGACTATATTAAAAAATGATGtatctttcaaatcttctttgATCAAGATTTTTAAGGTATCTTCttatgaagaaatattaaaaaaaaaaattgtgaATGATGTTGTTCTTCTATGGATTGTAACACTTTCCAAAGAGAAAGTCTCCCTGCGCAATCCATATTTCAATACCCTgataagaaatcaaataaactATATCTATTCAcagattgaagaagtttctGAAGCAATCGATGTTAACGACGAAGATGTAGATGAGTATAAACCAAAAGTTTCTACATATATATCCGATATATTACAAATTTGGCCCGATATGTTCAAGAATAAAATACACTTTATCCGGCGATATGTAATTGCTGATACAGTTTTTGACAGGCTTAGTTATTCAAGGCCAACTAATggagaattatttattgttcaAAAAGTCGAAGCTTTTGCATAA
- a CDS encoding DEHA2B12892p (similar to uniprot|P54838 Saccharomyces cerevisiae YML070W DAK1 Dihydroxyacetone kinase), translating into MPKHFLPKDPNDLVNHCLKAYIYENDSLSLLEKEKVIFNNRHDSKKVSLISGGGSGHEPGWIGFVGSGMLTASAQGDIFASPNYKNIKSAEKATHSEAGTIFLITNYTGDNLYFGMAAQELISKFGESKIRLLRTTDDVAVSRTTGKLVGRRTLAGCIFIMKILGAASEKGYNIEQIYNLGISANKCIASVNAGLDHTHIPGHANNADYGKLEENQIEIGLGIHNEPGVMKTKSIPSNEELIPDLLKLILDKNDKDRGFLDYEDNDQFILLFNNLGGLPVIEEKALLYCTIKNLADSYNITPSRVYSGSYITSINAPIFTISLFNVTKAANTDFTELNIFDLFDAPTEATNFPKSHYVSSQILNPESRIIDNFQGYEELDESIDIQRDIMYDSSVLERIIRTAAQNIIDKEPEITDWDTKMGDGDCGTTLETGARAIIKSLDNGVAKSGSLRNVLHAILKVLKDDMGGTLGAILFIFMKAFINKLESNLNDNISSDNNDIIAIALDHGIDTLGEFTKAREGHRTVMDVLIPFCRSFSEYKNIHSAVEAARKAAEGTRRLRPKLGRATYVGGVSEKTEFPPDPGAYGVYEILAALSE; encoded by the coding sequence ATGCCTAAGCATTTTCTTCCAAAAGACCCAAACGATCTTGTTAACCACTGTTTGAAAGCTTATATCTATGAAAATGATAGTCTATCCCTTCTagagaaagagaaagtaattttcaacaatagACATGATCTGAAAAAAGTCTCCTTAATTAGTGGTGGTGGTTCAGGTCATGAACCAGGGTGGATTGGCTTTGTTGGATCAGGTATGTTAACAGCTTCAGCACAAGGTGATATTTTTGCAAGTCCAAActataaaaatatcaagTCAGCCGAGAAGGCTACACATTCAGAGGCTGGTActatatttcttattacAAACTATACAGGGGACAATCTTTATTTTGGTATGGCAGCCCAAGAGCTTATTTCAAAGTTCGgtgaatcaaaaattagGTTGCTTCGTACTACTGATGATGTAGCTGTCAGCAGAACGACTGGGAAACTTGTTGGTCGCCGAACGTTGGCCGGTTGTATCTTTATTATGAAGATTTTAGGTGCAGCAAGTGAAAAGGGATATAACATTGAACAAATCTATAATTTAGGTATTTCTGCTAACAAGTGCATTGCTTCTGTCAATGCTGGGTTAGATCACACGCATATTCCTGGGCATGCAAACAACGCAGATTATGGTAAATTAGAAGAGAACCAAATAGAAATTGGCCTTGGTATACACAATGAGCCCGGTgtgatgaagacgaagagTATACCTTCCAACGAAGAACTCATAcctgatttattaaagctaattcttgataaaaATGACAAAGACAGAGGCTTTTTAGActatgaagataatgacCAATTTATCCTACTATTCAATAATCTTGGTGGTTTACCTGTTATAGAGGAAAAGGccttattatattgtaCTATAAAGAATCTTGCTGATTCTTATAATATAACGCCGTCTAGGGTTTATTCTGGATCTTATATAACATCTATTAATGCTCCAATTTTCACAATCTCATTGTTCAATGTTACAAAAGCTGCTAATACCGATTTTACTGAACTAAACATTTTTGATCTCTTCGACGCTCCTACAGAAGCGACTAACTTTCCGAAGAGTCACTACGTTCTGTCTCAAATTTTAAATCCTGAAAgtagaattattgataatttccAAGGGTACGAAGAGCTTGATGAAAGCATAGACATTCAGCGGGATATTATGTATGATTCGTCTGTGCTCGAAAGAATTATTCGTACGGCAGCAcagaatataattgataaagagCCAGAAATAACTGACTGGGACACTAAGATGGGAGATGGAGATTGTGGAACTACCTTAGAAACTGGTGCAAGGgcaattattaaatcattagACAATGGTGTGGCCAAAAGTGGATCATTAAGAAATGTTCTTCATGCTATTCTTAAAGTCTTAAAAGACGATATGGGCGGCACTTTAGGTGccattctttttattttcatgaAGGcatttatcaataaactTGAAAGTAATCTTAATGACAATATCAGCAGcgataataatgatatcatTGCTATCGCTTTAGATCATGGGATTGATACTTTAGGCGAATTTACAAAAGCAAGAGAAGGTCATAGAACAGTTATGGATGTTTTAATCCCGTTTTGTCGTTCATTTTCTGAATATAAGAATATTCATTCAGCAGTTGAAGCAGCAAGAAAGGCAGCAGAGGGTACCAGAAGGCTTCGACCAAAGTTAGGCCGTGCCACATATGTAGGTGGAGTGTCAGAGAAAACTGAATTTCCACCAGATCCTGGTGCCTATGGGGTGTATGAGATACTTGCTGCATTAAGCGAATAG
- a CDS encoding DEHA2B12914p (similar to uniprot|Q9RJR1 Streptomyces coelicolor SCO0579 SCF55 Putative ribose 5-phosphate isomerase) produces MGQRIRIVVGCDQAGYEYKEAIKKDLQNNPLVESIKDIGVPSNTDSTSYPLIGIKAGEMIQTGEADRAILICGTGLGVAISANKVSEIRAVTAHDSFSVERSILSNNCQVLCMGQRVVGLELARRLASEWLTYIFDETSGSAAKVKALVDYEHKSPQVSSPNI; encoded by the coding sequence ATGGGACAAAGAATCAGAATTGTAGTAGGTTGCGATCAAGCTGGCTATGAATACAAAGAAGCAATTAAAAAAGATCTCCAAAACAATCCCCTTGTTGAAAGTATAAAAGATATCGGTGTTCCAAGCAATACAGACTCAACATCTTACCCTCTTATTGGTATAAAAGCTGGTGAGATGATTCAAACAGGTGAAGCCGATCGTGCTATTTTAATTTGCGGTACTGGCTTAGGGGTGGCAATATCGGCCAATAAGGTTTCAGAAATTAGAGCAGTCACTGCTCATGATAGTTTTAGCGTTGAGCGTAGTATTCTTTCCAATAACTGCCAAGTTTTATGCATGGGTCAAAGAGTTGTTGGTTTAGAACTTGCTAGAAGATTGGCTTCTGAATGGTTaacatatatatttgatgaaacAAGTGGATCTGCTGCCAAGGTTAAGGCGCTTGTTGATTATGAACATAAATCTCCACAGGTTCTGCTGCCTAATATTTAG
- a CDS encoding DEHA2B12936p (similar to uniprot|P35497 Saccharomyces cerevisiae YJR159W SOR1 Sorbitol dehydrogenase) gives MAPILHSSECETSPVSNPCLIVTPDHKLIAGNAPIPQCQPNQVKIHIKCTGICGSDIHLWKEGGIGDLVVTENLVLGHETAGQVIEVGREVTNDIKVGDRVAIEPQAPCMKCYLCLDGHYNLCEDVAFLGVPPTNGSMQRYLCTDPNFVHKLPDNMSYEQGALSEIVSVAFHGIRKAGGLNPGEPCMIAGCGPIGLATLLLADVSGAYPIVVSDISDERLEFAKTLVPSVMTYKNDTSISPKKNAKNIRKMFGTTEYVMPPVVLECTGFASSINSCCYVVRRNGVLTILGVSGKNELDGFPFMPLSLGEVDVRFINRYTDTWPAVINLISSGKINVDKFVTHVFQLEEAAKALECVVDRNVPTIKVMIKDD, from the coding sequence atggCTCCGATTTTGCATAGCTCAGAATGTGAGACACTGCCTGTCTCAAACCCATGTTTGATTGTTACGCCAGATCATAAACTTATAGCAGGTAATGCTCCAATTCCACAATGTCAACCTAATCAAGTTAAAATACATATTAAGTGTACGGGTATTTGTGGATCTGATATTCATCTTTGGAAAGAGGGAGGTATCGGTGATTTAGTGGTTACTGAAAATTTAGTGTTGGGTCATGAAACAGCCGGACAGGTTATTGAGGTTGGTAGAGAAGTCACCAATGATATTAAAGTTGGCGATAGAGTTGCAATAGAACCACAAGCTCCATGTATGAAATGCTACTTATGTTTAGATGGTCATTATAATTTGTGTGAAGATGTAGCCTTCTTAGGAGTTCCTCCTACCAATGGTTCCATGCAAAGGTATTTATGTACTGATCCAAACTTTGTTCATAAATTGCCAGACAATATGTCTTACGAACAAGGTGCCTTGTCGGAAATTGTTTCCGTTGCTTTCCATGGTATTAGAAAGGCTGGAGGATTAAATCCAGGAGAACCTTGTATGATTGCTGGATGTGGACCAATTGGATTAGCTACCTTATTACTCGCTGATGTTTCGGGGGCGTATCCCATAGTTGTATCTGATATATCTGACGAAAGATTGGAATTTGCCAAGACATTAGTCCCTTCTGTTATGACATACAAAAACGATACATCTATATCCCCTAAAAAGAATGCTAAAAATATCCGGAAAATGTTTGGAACTACTGAATATGTCATGCCTCCTGTTGTTTTAGAGTGCACTGGTTTTGCTTCTTCCATTAATTCGTGTTGCTATGTAGTCAGAAGAAATGGAGTTTTGACAATTTTGGGTGTTTCGGGgaaaaatgaattggatgGATTTCCCTTTATGCCATTATCTCTAGGCGAGGTTGATGTTAGGTTCATTAATAGATATACTGATACCTGGCCTGCCGTGATTAATTTGATAAGTTCGGGCAAAATTAATGTTGACAAGTTTGTCACTCATGTATTTCAATTAGAAGAAGCCGCTAAAGCATTAGAATGTGTTGTTGATCGAAATGTGCCAACTATTAAAGTTATGATTAAGGACGATTGA
- a CDS encoding DEHA2B12958p (similar to uniprot|P39932 Saccharomyces cerevisiae YDR536W STL1 Glycerol proton symporter of the plasma membrane), translating into MSTSSLSKTNSVEHKEESEPTSEVHSYLGLKGNRLNFCVSCIAGLGFLLFGYDQGVMGSLLTLKSFRKTFPAIDVQGDGDSTLQGAAIALYEIGCMFSALSTIYLGDKLGRLKTIFLGAVIMMVGGALQACSYTLAHLIVARIVTGVGNGFITATVPVWQAEVAKPEMRGKLIMMEGSLIALGITISYWVDFAFYFLDGWETENQVSWRFPVAFQCIFPIIILPLILKFPESPRWLLKRKRKQEAIVVFSALYDLPENDPLVTDQITEIQQAIDLEIKQGAENFNLRDLVKQGEARNFHRTCLAACSQMMQQITGINLITYYAGTIFETYIRMGPLESRILAACNGTEYFLASLLAFYTIERFGRRNLMIYGALGQAFCMAILTGTNWKADAAKDTQPGTSAGIAAAFFLFMFNTCFGMSYLGVTWLLPPELLPLQIRAPGAAISTATNWAFNFMVVMITPVAFDTIGPYTYTIFAAINLLMVPVVYFLYPETAGRSLEEMDIIFSQTPVMQPWKVVQVAKDLPFMHAGVRDPEKGPTTSHFENPSITSSIRQNGEKSEVL; encoded by the coding sequence ATGTCGACTTCAAGTCTTTCGAAGACAAATAGCGTCGAGCACAAAGAAGAGAGTGAACCAACTTCAGAGGTTCATTCCTATTTAGGATTGAAGGGTAACAGGTTAAACTTCTGTGTTTCCTGTATTGCTGGTCTTGGGTTTTTACTTTTCGGATATGACCAAGGCGTCATGGGTTCCTTATTGACATTGAAATCATTTCGTAAAACGTTCCCTGCCATCGATGTTCAAGGAGATGGTGATTCAACACTTCAAGGGGCGGCCATTGCTCTATACGAAATTGGTTGTATGTTTTCTGCATTATCAACCATTTATCTAGGAGATAAATTAGGTCGTTTGAAGACAATTTTTCTTGGTGCAGTTATTATGATGGTGGGTGGGGCATTGCAAGCTTGTTCGTACACTTTAGCACATTTGATTGTTGCAAGAATTGTTACTGGAGTAGGTAATGGTTTCATTACGGCCACGGTTCCGGTTTGGCAAGCAGAGGTTGCTAAACCTGAAATGAGAGgtaaattaattatgaTGGAGGGGTCTCTTATTGCTTTAGGTATTACTATCAGTTACTGGGTAGATTTTGCGTTTTATTTCCTTGACGGCTGGGAAACGGAAAATCAAGTTAGTTGGAGGTTTCCCGTAGCGTTTCAGTGTATTTTCCcgataataattttaccattaattttaaagttTCCTGAATCTCCAAGATggttattgaaaagaaaaagaaagcaAGAGGCTATAGTAGTTTTTTCAGCATTGTATGACTTACCAGAAAACGATCCTTTAGTAACTGATCAAATCACTGAAATTCAACAAGCTATTGATCTTGAAATAAAACAGGGTgctgaaaattttaatttaagAGACTTAGTGAAACAAGGAGAAGCTAGAAATTTTCATAGAACCTGTCTTGCGGCTTGCTCACAGATGATGCAACAGATCACAGGTATCAATCTTATTACGTATTACGCCGGGACAATTTTTGAAACCTATATTCGAATGGGCCCATTAGAATCAAGAATCTTGGCTGCTTGCAATGGTACTGAATATTTTTTGGCATCATTATTAGCGTTCTATACTATTGAAAGGTTCGGTAGAAggaatttgatgatttatGGTGCTTTAGGTCAAGCATTCTGTATGGCAATTTTGACGGGGACAAATTGGAAGGCCGATGCTGCCAAAGATACACAACCAGGTACATCTGCTGGTATTGCCGCGGCATTTTTCCTCTTTATGTTTAACACTTGTTTTGGTATGTCATATTTGGGGGTAACATGGCTTCTTCCACCAGAATTATTGCCATTACAAATCAGAGCACCTGGTGCTGCTATATCTACTGCTACTAATTGGGCGTTTAATTTTATGGTCGTTATGATTACCCCAGTTGCTTTTGACACTATTGGACCTTACACTTACACTATTTTTGCTGCCatcaatttgttgatgGTGCCAGTGGTTTACTTCTTATATCCTGAAACTGCAGGTAGAAGTTTGGAAGAAATGGATATCATTTTCAGTCAAACTCCTGTTATGCAACCATGGAAAGTTGTTCAAGTAGCAAAGGACTTACCATTTATGCACGCTGGTGTCCGTGATCCTGAGAAAGGTCCAACTACTAGTCATTTTGAAAATCCTTCTATTACTTCCAGTATTAGGCAAAATGGAGAAAAATCAGAAGTTTTGTAG
- a CDS encoding DEHA2B12980p (similar to uniprot|P38115 Saccharomyces cerevisiae YBR149W ARA1 Large subunit of NADP+ dependent arabinose dehydrogenase) has product MPQHKLATEVYFDLNDGHKIPALGLGTVPPEDNAEVKDQVITAVRAGYRHIDTAWYYGTEPYIGEALKVLFAEGYKREDLFITSKVWPSFHHSPEKSLDKSLSALGIEYVDLFLQHWPVCLSGDENGLPAAPKNDDGSLKYDDDPVDGVGFIETYKKLEDIKATNKARSIGVSNYSIPRLRKLLQKAKIVPVLNQIEYHPQLPQQDLVDFCQKHKILVEAYSPVGGPGAPVLKLPYINELAEKYEVSVNEITNAYHILQGRITLPRSSNLERIKTNVRLPQLTKDELDKLYQIGVENPTRYSVDSWGYGIGFRWWKGDTWSKEFD; this is encoded by the coding sequence ATGCCACAACATAAGTTAGCTACAGAAGTCTACTTCGACTTGAATGACGGTCATAAAATTCCAGCATTAGGTTTAGGAACTGTCCCCCCTGAAGACAACGCTGAAGTCAAGGACCAAGTTATTACTGCTGTCAGGGCAGGATATCGTCATATTGATACAGCGTGGTACTATGGTACTGAGCCATATATTGGGGAAGCATTGAAAGTATTATTTGCAGAAGGGTACAAACGTGAAGATTTATTCATCACTTCCAAGGTTTGGCCATCATTCCATCATAGTCCTGAAAAATCCTTAGATAAATCATTGTCTGCTTTAGGAATTGAATATGTGGATTTATTTTTACAACATTGGCCCGTATGCCTTTCAGGAGATGAAAATGGCTTACCAGCAGCTCCTAAGAACGACGACGGAAGCTTGAAATACGATGACGATCCAGTTGATGGGGTGGGATTCATTGAAACATATAAGAAGCTTGAAGATATCAAGGCAACTAATAAAGCTAGATCAATAGGGGTTTCAAATTACTCGATCCCAAGGCTaagaaaattattgcaaaagGCGAAGATTGTTCCCGTTCttaatcaaattgaatatcatCCTCAATTACCACAACAAGACTTAGTTGACTTTTGCCAGAAACATAAGATCTTGGTCGAGGCATATAGTCCTGTTGGTGGTCCTGGAGCACCGGTACTTAAGCTTCCATACATAAATGAATTGGCAGAAAAATATGAGGTAAGTGTGAATGAAATCACTAACGCTTATCACATTCTCCAAGGAAGAATTACCTTACCTAGATCTTCTAATCTCGAAAGAATCAAGACAAATGTCAGATTGCCTCAATTAACCaaagatgaattagataaattgtATCAAATTGGTGTTGAAAATCCTACTAGATATCTGGTTGATTCGTGGGGTTATGGAATTGGTTTTAGATGGTGGAAAGGTGATACCTGGAGTAAGGAATTCGATTAA
- a CDS encoding DEHA2B13002p (similar to uniprot|P41910 Saccharomyces cerevisiae YDR005C MAF1 Negative regulator of RNA polymerase III), whose product MKFIDEVDIELVNQELNFQSQDNNLVIKGGCDLFTTKPIGSDRKLFKTIDKHLDQIMEDNQLSQSLERELQNSNNPLFGSSASPTSTGNNINQAMMGRRGSYIDIAERERRVSGSSINFSKGSLSSSQNMNSNLSKSLSGSVENNSNVDESPFGPLKNVTTRKTFAYLIAILNSTYPDHDFSNLQPTTENFHKIASAEDLIHRFNNIMVSLGKKEDLLNWIWDTVNVYMDFIPSKLPTPNESRHNSFLHTTSASASKHGSISPDNNSPPVNPNLFENCQIYEFQPSDQSILEDLNYPYQTMWSYYWFIYNKKKKRVSFIYLTALNKIHYSKVNGNRNPSTSRDDNNANIGETNSNKDGEEDDDVDVEDDMYMDEYIDDEALIDDDDYEMENDVVGDMEI is encoded by the exons ATGAAG TTTATAGATGAAGTGGATATTGAATTGGTCAATCAGGAATTGAACTTTCAGTCtcaagataataatttggtGATAAAAGGTGGATGTGACTTATTTACGACCAAACCAATTGGGTCGGACAGAAAACTATTCAAAACGATAGACAAGCACTTGGACCAGATAATGGAGGATAACCAATTGTCACAATCACTCGAGCGTGAACTTCAGAATTCAAATAACCCTTTGTTTGGAAGTAGCGCATCGCCCACATCCACTGGAAACAATATTAACCAAGCGATGATGGGACGTCGGGGTAGTTATATTGATATAGCGGAACGAGAAAGGCGTGTTAGTGGCTCCCTGATAAATTTCAGTAAAGGTTCGTTATCGTCGTCGCAGAATATGAATTcgaatctttcaaaatctcTCAGTGGTTctgttgaaaataattccAATGTTGATGAATCGCCATTCGGGCCTTTAAAGAACGTAACCACCAGGAAAACATTCGCCTATTTAATTGCTATTTTGAATAGTACTTATCCGGATCATGACTTTTCAAACTTGCAACCTACGACGGAAAATTTTCACAAAATTGCGTCGGCTGAGGATCTAATCCATAGATTCAACAACATTATGGTCTCGCTTGgtaagaaagaagatttgCTAAACTGGATATGGGATACAGTGAATGTGTATATGGATTTTATACCCTCAAAATTGCCAACCCCGAATGAGTCCAGACACAATAGTTTTCTACACACCACTTCGGCTTCTGCTTCGAAGCATGGATCAATATCTCCAGACAACAATTCCCCTCCAGTGAACCCTAATCTTTTTGAAAACTGTCAAATTTACGAATTCCAGCCGTCCGACCAATCAATTTTGgaagatttgaattatccGTATCAAACTATGTGGTCCTATTACTggtttatatataataagaagaagaagagagtTTCGTTCATTTATTTGACGGCGCTTAATAAGATTCACTACTCAAAGGTCAATGGCAACAGAAATCCATCTACAAGTAGAGATGACAATAATGCTAATATTGGTGAAACAAACAGTAATAAGGatggtgaagaagatgacgatGTTGACGTCGAAGATGATATGTACATGGATGAATACATCGATGATGAAGCGTTGATTGACGATGACGACTATGAAATGGAAAATGACGTTGTCGGTGACATGGAAATTTGA